In Planctomycetota bacterium, one DNA window encodes the following:
- a CDS encoding alpha/beta fold hydrolase: MHLKSWLERAVVRAPILSFALALVISTSSAAEPAPNAPSVGREPAPGDEPPTGRDEAETERFFKRWSKSTMGGIQLWDDELIFREYRIQRHSLTGHCRLLDKKETRLTWGTFETCAAELEKIKRDKKLVPMTGRVVIVLHGLGGWRAKMEPLCEYLNQQGFQTVNVGYASTRGSLAEHAQSLARVISHLDQVSEIDFVGHSMGNLIIRHYLADNDNPSIGRTPDKRIKRFVMLAPPNHGAELATELGTYKLFELVLGDAAVELGPKWGEVERHLATPKCEFGIIAGGLGDQRGYNSHLDGDDDFVLTVATTRLDGAADFTVVPVLHPLTMNDRRVQEDTVRFLKDGYFIAADQRHPLPEAK; this comes from the coding sequence CTGGTCATCTCCACCTCCTCGGCGGCCGAGCCGGCCCCCAATGCCCCCTCGGTCGGGCGCGAACCCGCCCCCGGCGACGAGCCCCCCACGGGGCGCGACGAAGCCGAGACCGAGCGATTCTTCAAGCGGTGGAGCAAGTCCACCATGGGGGGCATTCAACTGTGGGACGACGAGCTCATCTTCCGTGAATATCGCATTCAACGCCACTCGCTGACCGGGCACTGTCGGCTCTTGGATAAGAAGGAAACGCGGCTGACCTGGGGCACGTTTGAGACGTGCGCCGCGGAACTCGAGAAGATCAAGCGCGACAAGAAGCTGGTGCCCATGACGGGCCGCGTGGTGATTGTGCTGCACGGCCTGGGTGGCTGGCGCGCCAAGATGGAACCGTTGTGTGAGTACCTGAACCAGCAAGGATTCCAGACAGTGAACGTCGGCTACGCCAGTACGCGTGGCAGTCTGGCCGAGCATGCCCAGTCGCTGGCCCGCGTGATCAGCCACCTGGACCAGGTCAGCGAGATCGACTTCGTCGGGCACAGCATGGGCAACCTGATCATTCGCCATTATTTGGCCGACAATGACAACCCGTCGATTGGGCGCACACCCGACAAGCGAATCAAGCGGTTCGTCATGCTCGCGCCGCCGAACCATGGCGCCGAACTGGCCACGGAACTAGGAACCTACAAGCTGTTCGAGCTGGTGCTCGGGGACGCGGCCGTGGAACTTGGTCCGAAGTGGGGCGAAGTCGAGCGGCACCTGGCCACGCCGAAGTGCGAGTTCGGCATCATCGCCGGCGGACTGGGCGACCAACGCGGCTACAATTCGCACCTTGACGGCGACGACGACTTTGTGCTTACCGTGGCGACGACGCGGCTTGATGGGGCCGCCGACTTTACGGTGGTGCCGGTGCTGCACCCCTTGACGATGAACGATCGCCGGGTGCAGGAAGACACCGTGCGGTTCCTGAAAGACGGATACTTCATCGCCGCCGACCAGCGCCACCCGTTGCCCGAAGCTAAGTAA